A region from the Paenarthrobacter aurescens genome encodes:
- a CDS encoding benzoate/H(+) symporter BenE family transporter has product MPSASTSAVHSRAPQEALGPPVTAGVVTALVGFTSSFAVVIAGLKAVGANQAQSSSGLLALTLTFGLGILFLSWRSRMPVTLAWSTPGAALLASAGMPDGGWPAAVGAFLMVGVLILLTGLLPVLGRIMAKIPTALAQAMLAGVLLPLCLAPFKSLGSAPLFVAPVVLCWVLLMKFAPRWSVPASLLVALGVIALHIASTGVHLPVESLLPMLEWTTPTFTVGAAVGLALPLFIVTMASQNIPGVAVLKSFGYTTPWRSSMLVTGAGTIAGAPFGGHAINLAALSAALAAGEEAGKDHGRRWIAAFVSGIAYLVLAAASAALVTLVAAAPPGLLEAVAGLALLGTLASSISSALAAAGERIPACITFLLAASGLSIAGIGAAFWALAGGILVRWILKSREPVQKA; this is encoded by the coding sequence TTACCGCGTTGGTGGGATTCACTTCCTCGTTCGCTGTGGTCATCGCGGGCTTGAAAGCTGTGGGCGCCAATCAGGCCCAGTCATCCAGTGGCCTGCTTGCGCTCACTCTCACCTTCGGACTAGGCATCCTGTTCCTGTCCTGGCGGTCCCGGATGCCCGTGACACTTGCGTGGTCCACACCCGGTGCCGCGTTGCTCGCCTCAGCCGGAATGCCCGACGGCGGCTGGCCGGCTGCTGTGGGCGCGTTTCTTATGGTGGGGGTACTGATTCTCCTCACGGGGTTATTGCCCGTCTTGGGAAGGATCATGGCGAAGATCCCTACGGCGCTGGCCCAAGCAATGCTCGCAGGAGTGCTACTGCCCCTTTGCCTGGCACCCTTCAAATCCCTGGGGTCCGCTCCCCTGTTCGTTGCACCGGTGGTGTTGTGCTGGGTTCTCCTGATGAAATTCGCACCCCGGTGGTCCGTTCCGGCATCACTTTTGGTAGCACTGGGAGTCATAGCCCTTCATATTGCGTCCACCGGTGTTCACCTACCCGTTGAGAGTCTTTTGCCAATGCTGGAATGGACCACGCCAACCTTCACCGTTGGGGCTGCGGTGGGTCTGGCGCTGCCTCTGTTCATTGTCACCATGGCGTCGCAGAACATTCCCGGCGTCGCGGTGCTCAAATCCTTCGGATACACCACCCCGTGGCGCTCGTCCATGCTGGTAACGGGAGCCGGAACCATAGCCGGAGCTCCCTTTGGTGGGCATGCGATCAACCTGGCCGCCCTCAGCGCAGCACTGGCTGCTGGTGAGGAGGCGGGCAAGGACCACGGAAGGCGCTGGATTGCCGCGTTCGTCTCAGGCATCGCCTACCTGGTACTGGCTGCTGCCTCTGCTGCCCTGGTGACCCTGGTGGCTGCGGCCCCGCCGGGGCTCCTGGAGGCCGTGGCAGGACTCGCGCTCCTGGGGACGCTGGCGTCATCCATTTCCTCGGCATTGGCAGCGGCCGGGGAACGCATCCCTGCCTGCATAACCTTCCTGCTGGCAGCCTCAGGTTTGAGCATTGCCGGCATTGGCGCTGCGTTCTGGGCCCTGGCAGGAGGCATTCTTGTTCGCTGGATCCTGAAGAGCCGCGAACCGGTTCAGAAAGCCTGA